The genomic DNA aatatggaaatcctgATCTGACCATACTATTTTGATCATTGCTTGTTATATTGCTATCGGTTATACTGTTTACTATTGCttggattgatttttttcattcatttctagTTACTTCTATCGGATTCGGACTTACTATGGGACTATCTTGGTTCAAGATATTCAAGCTTCTGTTGTGGGTTGTTTTCATAGACTGTATTGCTGTTGGAATACTTATTGCTACTGCTATGTGGTAAGTGTGACATTGTTGTCTTGGGGGATGAGGTGGCCATTATTTCTTTCTTCCTGCTATTTACTGTACAACAGTCTGAAAATAAGATTATGCTGCATTGTCCCGTAAAATTCACTCATAAGTCATAACAGAGAAAATCTTTTGTTGGGACCTTTGAGAATCCGGAAGCTACATAGATATTTTCCTTAATTACAATCGACcgaaaagcaatattttcacaatagTATACCAGGAGAGGCTTGATTTTAAATTACACATCTGATGCTAATTCCATCCATCAAAATAATTGATGATACTACTGTAACTAATTTTAAATGTGTGTTCAATTCATACTATATGGAAATAGTAGTTTCTGATAAGGATAAGTCTCTGTTGAACTCTGATGAtcattttgatcatttttatgttGCAGTTACAACTGAGAATATAAATCCTGCTTATTTGTTGAGAATAGGTTATGCTTTGACCCTCTAAACATTATACACTGTTTCGATTAATTCTGAGAATTACATATTTAATTCAGATTACAAACTTTGGTCTTTCAccaataataatttatattaagCAATGCTCAATTATATGAACCCATAGGTGTGGTGACTAGTAATATAGCCATTGCAGTTTCAACGAAAATGCAGCCaaatatttaatgaattttATCGATGAGCGATGAGTGTTAGTAATATGCTCGCCACCTCATCTCTGTGTGGGCTCGCGGGTTCGAATCACATTCGGAGATAATCATGTGCGAGGTGATTGCTGGACTACTCGTCGCCGTAGGGTCCACCATgaaatccatgcatctgaaaacaaataattggctaactattTCCATagccgacatggactggtaactggacgagaagACGTGGtgtgccatatgattaagccttcttatcggcttttctctctaCCTAGGTTAAATATGTACAGTAAATCCCATCCTAATCAGCAAATTTGGGgtgaaatagcaaaaatagaacttttcttcttttggtATTGAAAATTCGTTGGATTCGTAGAATATCGATTTCTGCACAacatgaaataaaacagccattAGTAAATATATTCATTGGTCCTTTTTCATTCAGTAATACTTCCATTGTCAATAACAGGTTAATCAGCAATAAATATCTTGTTCGGTACATCAAGGGGGGTGCTGATGTTGAGTGGGCTTATGCATTTGATGTTCACTTGAATGCCTTCTTTCCTGTGTTGATGATTTTACATTGCCTGCAATTGTTTTTCATAAATCGTGAGTTGATTTTATCTACCATGTTTTTGAATTCTTTCCCGGTATATAGGTAATACAACTATTCTCAGTAGGTTAAAATTTGTGACAGGAATTTTAGCTCAACATTTTGAAAAACTTGATAAAATTTGTGCATATTATAGTGTTGtgaatattttgtaattgcTCTGTACAGCTGTTTGATATATTCATTGCATCGATAAATATTCATAGTTGTATTGTCATCCTTGCCTCCCTTTTATTTCATGTTTCACACCCAATTTCCCTTGTATTATAATGATTGAAGATTGAGATTGGTTTGGAAATAATAGGCCCCAATACTAACAACATCTTGTTAGACCTCCCAACTTAGAtcctttgtttattttgaaaatgaattgatcaaggaataaattttttgtaattgtattttgtataccgtatatttaaacattttgaatatttttctgattagcTCTTATTGTGAAGGATTGGTTTCTTTCTGTATTGGTGGGAAATACATTCTGGCTTGCAGCACTCGGATATTATGTTTATATCACTTTTTTGGGATATAATGGTGAGTATTTCGTTTATCTAAAAACTGAAAACATTACTTTAGGAACGCCCTGcgtattttgaatattattgaaatatcatTTTGAATGACATTTTCCTTCGGATTTTTCGTCAAATTCTGGAGGCGTAACAATCTTATTTTAATTGGCATACATTTCTGATCATGGCTATATCCAGATTAATCCCATTGTAaatggtactctcgtagtgtgtgtaacagattagggttaggccataattttattccgattttccttattttatctctattatgagttcggagactgtctgtgttagccaagtgtatagccctgcccataggtttcagccctttacaaaacttgatgtaaagtaggctaaaaaattggttacctccatattggtacacacacttctggagcgccttgtAAACTGCTTAGTTACTTGTTTTTTCAGTTCTACCATTCGTGAAGAAAAGCATTGTCCTGCTTTCTCCATTACTCTTACTGGGAACAACTTATTTCATATCGCTTATCACTCGATGGAACATCACTAAAGCATTACTCTGGTTCTATGAGAACAGGGTGTGAACAGATAttacacaaaattattttgtctaCACTATCTTATCAAATGTGCAACAATGCATCAAAATCCAGCAACTGAAAGTCTATTTCACTCTACTGAGTTATATAAACCAAGGATGATTATCAAAACTATATTTATTATTCCACTCTAGCTGGCTGTTATA from Styela clava chromosome 12, kaStyClav1.hap1.2, whole genome shotgun sequence includes the following:
- the LOC120330159 gene encoding protein unc-50 homolog, producing MQPNNYVSPPSSVYSYPGSSHTGRSLKSSHSQGSINDYSYTMEDVQFSGVGRKACATGMEKCKKYMRRIFKFRQMDFEFALWQMLNLFIAPHKVYRNFQYRKQTKNQFARDDPAFLVLMSIAFCVTSIGFGLTMGLSWFKIFKLLLWVVFIDCIAVGILIATAMWLISNKYLVRYIKGGADVEWAYAFDVHLNAFFPVLMILHCLQLFFINPLIVKDWFLSVLVGNTFWLAALGYYVYITFLGYNVLPFVKKSIVLLSPLLLLGTTYFISLITRWNITKALLWFYENRV